One Delphinus delphis chromosome 16, mDelDel1.2, whole genome shotgun sequence genomic window carries:
- the TEX36 gene encoding testis-expressed protein 36: MAKGRRFNPPLDKDGRWFPHIGHMQKTPESITRTMLKESNSPRLSRRVEEKLPLIYKVREKQAVNNNFPFSVHDNRHSCQNSGFYLDSGLGCKKISSEKGQHISRNFNLWACDYVPSCLDGFSNNQISYVYQEAVVVPIFRRFPRHYDELWNTFKFIPQQSYTEYLKKNPKVRFTINKTAGSPLEP; encoded by the exons ATGGCCAAAGGGAGACGCTTCAACCCACCTTTAGACAAGGATGGAAGATGG TTCCCTCACATTGGACACATGCAAAAGACACCAGAATCCATCACACGTACCATGTTAAAAGAGTCCAATAGTCCACGTTTATCTCGGAGAGTGGAGGAGAAGCTACCACTGATCTACAAAGTGCGGGAGAAG CAAGCAGTGAATAACAACTTCCCCTTCTCTGTACACGACAATCGTCACAGCTGTCAGAACTCTGGATTCTACCTCGACTCT GGCCTGGGATGTAAGAAGATCTCCTCAGAAAAAGGGCAACACATTTCAAGAAATTTCAATCTTTGGGCATGTGACTATGTTCCATCTTGTCTCGATGGCTTTTCAAATAACCAAATATCATACGTCTATCAGGAAGCTGTGGTGGTCCCAATTTTCAGACGCTTTCCAAGACATTATGATGAGTTATGGaacacttttaaatttattccccagcaaagctatacagagtaTTTGAAAAAGAATCCAAAAGTAAGGTTCACGATTAACAAAACGGCCGGTTCTCCACTGGAGCCCTAA